A portion of the Rahnella variigena genome contains these proteins:
- a CDS encoding LysM peptidoglycan-binding domain-containing protein, with product MNIFEKVKNIGSELLNDVQKNDTPTPVTKSENVRTYTVKEGDTLSSIAKEFYHQPSQYMRIFEENKEQLTNPDNIAIGQVLRIPE from the coding sequence ATGAATATTTTTGAAAAAGTTAAAAACATCGGTAGTGAATTGTTAAATGACGTACAAAAAAATGACACCCCGACCCCGGTAACTAAGTCAGAAAATGTACGTACCTACACCGTGAAAGAAGGAGATACATTAAGCAGTATTGCGAAGGAGTTTTATCACCAACCCTCTCAATACATGAGAATTTTTGAAGAAAATAAAGAGCAACTTACTAACCCTGATAACATCGCAATCGGCCAGGTTTTACGCATCCCGGAGTGA
- a CDS encoding GlsB/YeaQ/YmgE family stress response membrane protein, with amino-acid sequence MGILSWALFGLITGVLARCVMPGKQHFGLFMTMLLGVAGALTGGWFSTSLGLVNVNGFNFPSVAIATLGAVILLFIMHILRSKKQQ; translated from the coding sequence ATGGGTATTTTATCTTGGGCTTTATTTGGTTTGATTACAGGCGTTTTGGCCCGATGTGTTATGCCGGGTAAACAACATTTTGGATTGTTCATGACTATGTTACTCGGGGTTGCAGGTGCATTAACAGGCGGTTGGTTCAGCACATCGTTAGGATTGGTTAATGTAAATGGTTTTAATTTTCCCAGCGTTGCAATTGCTACCTTGGGTGCAGTTATTCTTCTTTTTATTATGCATATACTGCGTTCAAAAAAACAGCAGTGA